One window of Bacillaceae bacterium S4-13-56 genomic DNA carries:
- a CDS encoding MFS transporter: MLQTESTIPLKSLLFFFHGANAILISFLPIYLEFVGLKGSEIGWVMAIGPMSSIIAQPFWGYMSDKYQTVKRMVLICLGGLLLSTLVFFQMTALATILIMAAIFYFFVSPIGALSDSLAQRKSVQLGVNFGSIRTWGSIGFAVSALIFGEILGRVGIQHIMWPYFSFGIIAFISCLFLTDVKVEKDVSIQLSDVKQLLQNKPLIIFLVLIMFITITHRASDSFLGLYITRIGGSEGLVGLSWFIGVASEAAVFAFAGLWFKKYHPLIFIIGAGILYSTRWFIYSFISDPIIITGFQFLHGLSFGVFYLAAFDYVSRLIPTSLQATGHLLFVTVFFGVSGIFGSLFGGFLIDSYGGGMMYFILGWSSLIGVILLTVYHILPYGKEITPLKQKG, translated from the coding sequence ATGTTGCAAACTGAGTCCACTATTCCTTTGAAATCATTATTGTTCTTTTTTCATGGAGCGAATGCTATTCTTATTTCCTTTCTTCCTATTTATTTGGAGTTCGTGGGGTTAAAGGGGAGTGAAATTGGCTGGGTTATGGCTATAGGACCCATGTCATCCATTATTGCACAGCCTTTTTGGGGATATATGAGTGATAAATACCAAACAGTCAAAAGAATGGTGTTAATCTGTTTGGGTGGATTGCTTTTAAGTACGCTCGTTTTCTTTCAAATGACAGCTTTAGCCACTATTTTAATTATGGCTGCTATTTTTTATTTTTTTGTATCTCCCATTGGTGCGTTAAGTGACAGTTTGGCTCAAAGAAAATCCGTACAATTAGGTGTTAATTTTGGAAGTATTCGCACTTGGGGTTCCATTGGTTTTGCGGTATCGGCCTTAATTTTTGGCGAGATCCTAGGGAGAGTGGGAATTCAACATATTATGTGGCCTTACTTTTCTTTTGGGATCATTGCCTTTATATCCTGTTTATTTTTGACAGACGTGAAAGTAGAAAAAGATGTTTCGATTCAATTATCTGACGTGAAGCAGTTACTTCAGAATAAACCCCTTATCATTTTTCTAGTTTTGATCATGTTTATTACGATCACGCATCGCGCTAGTGATAGTTTTCTTGGGCTTTACATTACGAGAATTGGAGGGAGCGAAGGACTTGTTGGTTTATCTTGGTTTATTGGAGTAGCAAGTGAAGCAGCAGTGTTTGCTTTTGCGGGTCTTTGGTTTAAAAAATACCATCCATTAATTTTTATTATTGGTGCGGGTATTTTGTATAGTACTAGGTGGTTTATTTATTCCTTCATCTCTGATCCTATCATTATTACAGGCTTTCAATTCTTGCATGGGTTATCCTTTGGTGTCTTTTATTTAGCTGCTTTTGACTATGTTTCCCGATTAATTCCAACTTCTCTCCAAGCTACGGGGCACCTATTATTTGTTACAGTATTTTTTGGAGTCTCTGGAATATTCGGATCTTTATTTGGTGGCTTTCTGATTGATTCCTATGGTGGGGGAATGATGTATTTTATACTTGGTTGGTCAAGTTTAATTGGTGTTATTTTATTGACAGTGTATCATATTTTGCCGTATGGAAAAGAAATCACACCATTAAAGCAAAAAGGATAG
- a CDS encoding cell wall hydrolase, with protein MPRVKYTDSDVDLVARMIRAEAEGEGKLGMLMVGNVIVNRAKADCLDFIGLKSIPDVIYQVQGGNYSFEAVQKGNVFYNRARGVEKKLAKQVLDYWRQHPSKYALWYFNPYGECPPTWYNQPNTGQYKQHCYYEPIANTCEGVYRY; from the coding sequence ATGCCAAGAGTAAAATATACAGATAGCGATGTGGATTTAGTAGCAAGGATGATAAGGGCAGAAGCGGAAGGCGAAGGTAAGCTTGGGATGCTCATGGTTGGTAATGTTATTGTAAATCGAGCAAAGGCTGATTGTTTAGATTTTATTGGATTAAAGTCCATACCTGATGTCATTTATCAAGTGCAGGGAGGGAATTATTCTTTTGAAGCCGTACAAAAGGGAAATGTTTTCTACAACAGAGCAAGAGGGGTGGAGAAAAAATTAGCAAAGCAGGTTTTAGATTATTGGAGACAACATCCTTCTAAATATGCGCTCTGGTATTTTAACCCTTATGGTGAATGCCCTCCAACATGGTATAATCAACCCAATACAGGGCAATATAAACAACATTGTTATTATGAACCAATAGCCAATACATGTGAAGGTGTCTATAGATATTAA
- a CDS encoding VanW family protein, whose product MKMTYLTILFLMFNHNAVSNDLGVTYKGDTLTTVNRSDFLIPYLDVLVIDENKYIHLINQLDQKIYKAPVDASINDNGIIVPGEVGYKLHLHRFKELFYTYFFENGSAQMEAPILEVHPKVDSELLANIRTQQIGQYVTYYNSKNKERSYNIVLSTEAINNHVIFPGETFSFNQVVGKRTKEKGYLPAPVIVKGEVAEGIGGGICQVSSTLFNAVDRAGVEILQRYSHSKSVPYVPPGRDATVSWYGPDFTFKNILNEPVLIRSKARDGKVVIQIYSSDLVEYTPRKVPKVLDELPKEIQIFH is encoded by the coding sequence ATGAAAATGACATACTTAACTATTCTATTTCTTATGTTTAACCATAATGCAGTTTCAAATGACCTAGGGGTGACTTATAAAGGGGATACGCTTACTACTGTAAATAGATCTGATTTTTTAATTCCCTATCTTGACGTACTAGTTATAGATGAAAATAAATATATTCACTTGATAAATCAACTGGATCAGAAAATATATAAGGCGCCTGTTGATGCATCAATCAATGATAATGGAATAATTGTTCCTGGAGAAGTAGGTTATAAATTACATCTTCACAGATTCAAAGAACTTTTCTACACCTATTTTTTTGAAAATGGTTCTGCTCAAATGGAGGCCCCTATTCTTGAAGTTCACCCAAAGGTTGACAGTGAACTATTAGCAAACATTAGGACACAACAAATTGGGCAATATGTTACCTATTATAATTCTAAGAACAAAGAAAGATCCTATAATATTGTTCTTTCTACAGAAGCCATAAATAATCATGTTATATTTCCTGGTGAAACTTTTTCTTTTAACCAGGTTGTGGGTAAGAGAACAAAAGAAAAAGGTTATTTGCCCGCACCTGTGATTGTTAAGGGAGAGGTTGCAGAAGGAATTGGCGGGGGGATATGTCAGGTTTCTTCCACCCTATTTAATGCAGTTGACCGTGCCGGTGTCGAAATTCTTCAACGGTATTCCCACAGTAAGAGCGTTCCCTATGTTCCACCAGGAAGGGATGCAACAGTCAGTTGGTATGGGCCTGATTTTACTTTTAAAAATATCTTAAATGAACCCGTTCTAATCCGTTCAAAGGCACGAGATGGGAAAGTAGTCATTCAAATCTACTCTTCTGACCTTGTGGAATACACTCCACGCAAAGTACCAAAAGTTTTAGATGAGCTTCCAAAGGAAATACAGATTTTCCATTAA
- a CDS encoding alpha/beta fold hydrolase: MIIIKAILVHGYKKDGSDMAPLKNHLEPLGYTCLTPDFSLTYKEFDKAAVELERIIDEHFPNEKPHLIGHSTGGLVIRKVISNKKYKNRVGRCVLIATPNNGSRLAELAGIFPFSVKIYRTLKSLHKEYIKQLNLTSHPTIELGAIAGNKNNLLLGKLIPVTNDGRVELDSVYFPDLNDYVVLPYGHLEIHHKKVTAQLVDQFLKRGTFKK; encoded by the coding sequence GTGATTATCATCAAGGCTATATTAGTACATGGATATAAAAAGGATGGTTCAGATATGGCTCCACTAAAGAATCATTTAGAACCTCTTGGTTATACATGTTTAACTCCGGACTTTTCTTTAACTTATAAAGAATTTGATAAAGCAGCTGTGGAGTTAGAGCGTATCATTGATGAGCATTTTCCTAATGAAAAACCACATTTAATAGGTCACAGTACTGGTGGACTTGTTATTCGTAAGGTCATTTCCAATAAAAAATACAAAAATCGAGTTGGAAGATGTGTTCTCATTGCTACACCAAACAATGGAAGTAGGTTAGCAGAATTAGCCGGTATTTTCCCATTTTCTGTTAAAATATATCGCACCTTAAAATCTCTTCATAAGGAATATATTAAACAATTGAACCTGACTTCCCATCCGACCATTGAGTTGGGAGCGATCGCGGGTAATAAAAATAATCTTTTGTTAGGTAAGTTAATTCCTGTAACAAATGATGGGCGAGTAGAATTGGATTCCGTTTACTTCCCTGATTTGAATGATTATGTGGTTCTCCCTTATGGACATTTAGAAATTCACCACAAAAAGGTAACTGCACAACTAGTTGATCAGTTCCTAAAAAGAGGAACTTTTAAAAAATAG
- a CDS encoding DUF3892 domain-containing protein, with amino-acid sequence MSQQDFEKIYNEYKEQGDQQAQEEAVNQQGYDGEEIVAVRKNDDGDIIAMKTNTGRELDYVTALEEAKAGKLMHVDVFHKYGRDILRSEPDGIKENNLDQLPSF; translated from the coding sequence ATGAGTCAACAAGACTTTGAAAAAATCTACAATGAATACAAGGAGCAAGGTGACCAACAAGCACAAGAAGAAGCGGTTAACCAACAAGGCTATGACGGCGAAGAAATTGTAGCTGTTCGTAAAAATGATGATGGAGATATCATTGCGATGAAAACAAATACTGGACGAGAATTAGACTATGTTACTGCCTTAGAAGAAGCAAAAGCAGGAAAACTTATGCACGTTGATGTTTTTCATAAGTATGGGAGAGATATCTTAAGAAGTGAACCAGACGGCATTAAAGAAAATAATTTAGATCAATTACCTTCTTTTTAA
- a CDS encoding GNAT family protein produces MFVMKIDEELSLKLPQNKDATKLFSVIDKNREYLKPWLAWLDGTTSVIDTKNFIKIGQKNYAEQRSMTTLILYRGEIIGVAGYNEIDWVNKITYLGYWLDSDFQGLGIMTKVARALTTNAFQELGLHKVEIRVAKANQKSRAIPERLGFVKEGTLRQVEWLYDHYVDHVVYGMLAEGWNKS; encoded by the coding sequence ATGTTCGTTATGAAAATTGATGAGGAGCTTTCCCTTAAACTTCCTCAAAATAAAGATGCAACAAAATTATTTTCAGTGATAGATAAAAATAGGGAATATCTTAAACCGTGGTTAGCTTGGCTTGATGGGACAACAAGCGTTATAGATACAAAGAATTTCATTAAGATTGGGCAAAAAAATTATGCTGAACAGAGAAGCATGACTACACTGATCCTTTATAGGGGAGAAATAATTGGAGTAGCAGGCTACAATGAAATTGATTGGGTTAATAAAATCACTTATCTAGGATATTGGCTGGATTCAGATTTTCAAGGACTTGGTATTATGACAAAGGTAGCGAGAGCTTTAACGACAAATGCCTTCCAAGAATTAGGGCTACATAAGGTTGAGATAAGAGTGGCAAAAGCTAATCAAAAGAGTCGTGCGATTCCAGAAAGGTTAGGTTTTGTAAAAGAAGGAACTTTGCGACAAGTAGAATGGTTATATGACCACTATGTGGACCATGTGGTGTATGGCATGTTAGCAGAGGGATGGAACAAATCATAA
- a CDS encoding DEAD/DEAH box helicase, whose protein sequence is MEDIFIKEPQPFILKAWDKAGFEDLTTVQKKAIPVIEEGKDVIAEAPTGTGKTLAYLLPLLQNVDLDQVHPQVLILASSHELVMQIHEQVQVWGEGSGIRSATLIGGANPKRQLEKLKKHPHIIVGTPGRVDELSKQKKLKMHEVKTIVLDEADQLMVPEHQAKVDEVIKRALADRQLVVISATVSNDMEQFFRTRMKEPAVIRVNLSEDSKPLVDHIFVVVEERDKLETLRKIHHAEEGKTLVFARDIGNLSVMAEKLRFKGIDVAVLHSDSKKQDRAKAIRDFRSGAVSFMLATDVAARGLDIQDITHVIQLDVPKESAQYIHRSGRTGRLGSELDGKVISIVTESESSKLRKIANELKIQLQKKTLYKGKLQGAK, encoded by the coding sequence ATGGAAGATATATTTATTAAGGAACCGCAACCGTTTATTCTAAAGGCGTGGGATAAGGCGGGGTTTGAAGATTTAACGACTGTTCAGAAAAAGGCTATTCCTGTGATTGAGGAAGGGAAGGATGTTATCGCTGAGGCGCCGACAGGTACTGGGAAGACGTTAGCTTATCTTTTACCACTTTTACAAAATGTAGATTTAGATCAAGTTCATCCACAGGTACTTATATTAGCTTCTTCCCATGAGCTTGTGATGCAGATTCATGAACAGGTGCAAGTATGGGGAGAGGGTAGTGGAATTCGTAGTGCTACTCTAATTGGGGGAGCGAATCCTAAACGTCAATTGGAAAAGTTGAAAAAACACCCTCATATAATTGTTGGTACTCCGGGTCGAGTCGATGAGCTATCCAAACAAAAGAAATTAAAAATGCATGAGGTGAAAACAATTGTATTAGATGAAGCAGATCAATTAATGGTGCCAGAGCATCAAGCGAAGGTAGATGAAGTGATAAAAAGAGCTTTGGCTGATCGTCAATTGGTTGTCATCTCTGCAACAGTATCCAATGATATGGAACAATTTTTTAGAACGCGAATGAAGGAACCAGCTGTCATAAGAGTTAATTTATCAGAGGATAGTAAACCTTTAGTTGACCATATCTTTGTAGTAGTTGAGGAAAGGGACAAATTAGAAACCTTAAGGAAAATACATCATGCAGAAGAGGGAAAAACGTTAGTGTTCGCGAGAGATATTGGAAATTTATCAGTTATGGCAGAGAAACTTCGATTTAAAGGAATCGATGTTGCTGTGTTACACAGTGATTCCAAAAAGCAGGATCGCGCCAAAGCCATTCGCGATTTTCGTTCAGGAGCGGTTTCTTTTATGCTTGCTACAGATGTTGCAGCAAGAGGACTCGATATCCAAGACATCACACATGTGATTCAACTAGATGTACCGAAAGAATCCGCACAATATATCCATCGATCAGGGAGAACAGGAAGGCTAGGCTCTGAACTAGATGGGAAGGTCATTTCGATTGTTACGGAAAGCGAAAGTTCAAAATTGAGAAAAATCGCTAATGAGTTAAAAATCCAGCTTCAAAAGAAGACATTATATAAAGGAAAACTTCAGGGTGCCAAATAG
- a CDS encoding cytochrome C oxidase subunit II: MATSKVRGSEHNQEETQVGTIISVGIVAAVIVVMWVAVFGIYMARL, encoded by the coding sequence ATGGCGACATCAAAAGTTAGGGGATCTGAACATAATCAAGAAGAAACACAAGTTGGAACAATAATATCTGTTGGCATAGTTGCCGCAGTCATTGTAGTTATGTGGGTAGCCGTATTTGGAATTTATATGGCTAGATTGTAG
- a CDS encoding cytochrome c oxidase subunit II — protein MHRLEEIWMTISIGILVIFMLVIGYQTFALGMGPPSNMDTIDPQNVEATEPFDEPGVKEIGENEYEAVIIMQQFGFQPSTIEVPAGAKVNFTLTSKDVTHGFQVVNTNINAMVMPGHIQRISHTFDEPGDYLVVCNEYCGAGHQAMSTTIIVK, from the coding sequence ATGCACCGTTTAGAGGAAATTTGGATGACCATTAGTATCGGAATCTTAGTTATTTTTATGTTAGTTATTGGATATCAAACTTTTGCTTTAGGAATGGGGCCACCAAGTAATATGGACACCATTGATCCACAAAATGTGGAAGCCACAGAACCTTTTGATGAGCCTGGTGTAAAAGAAATTGGGGAGAACGAATATGAAGCAGTTATTATTATGCAACAATTCGGATTCCAACCAAGTACGATAGAAGTTCCTGCAGGAGCTAAAGTGAATTTTACACTTACATCAAAAGATGTAACTCATGGATTCCAAGTAGTAAATACAAATATTAATGCAATGGTTATGCCTGGACATATTCAAAGAATATCTCATACATTCGACGAACCGGGCGATTATTTAGTCGTTTGTAACGAGTATTGTGGTGCTGGACACCAAGCAATGAGTACGACAATCATAGTTAAGTAA
- a CDS encoding cbb3-type cytochrome c oxidase subunit I, with protein sequence MAQTLKTTIKEGAKRALGVNPQDAKISLSYFTVAFVSLLIGGLFGLLQGLERAGLIQLPHWLDYYSILTAHGLLLLVVFTATFTIGYQFANLSHSLGGLLPKVRKMAWIGFGLMLIGTVMSATMVLLGKASVLYTFYPPMAAHPIFYFGLVLIVLGIWSSCFGVFTNYRHWRKNHPGQTAPLLAYFAMGVFILWFFASLGVTIEVFMIIPWVLGWVETINVMISRTLFWWFGHTLVNIWYLVATSAWYVIVPKILGVNHFNEKLIRLVVILIVILNIPGGFHHQIIDSAISIPIKFLHVFMSLSIAVPSLMTAYAMFRVLEKAGRKNGGTGLLGWFKKLPWGDVRFLAPMIAMIGFIPGGAGGIVNTSNQLNQVVHNTMWVVGHFHVTVGVSVVLTFFGICYWMIPHLAGRQLTPQMNKIGVIQTIVWTVGMTIMAGSMHIAGLFGDPRRTSDTSYGGHEAALNWLNFEIIFGVGATILLIGVLIQVYAVFNMMFFAPKGHTEFPVATAAPGAPKAPMWTERWGLWAVLLLAVVAMAYVVPIVDMIWNAPPGSPPFKMY encoded by the coding sequence ATGGCACAAACATTAAAAACTACCATTAAAGAAGGAGCTAAAAGGGCCTTAGGGGTGAATCCTCAGGATGCAAAGATATCACTATCCTACTTCACAGTAGCTTTTGTCTCTCTATTAATAGGTGGCCTTTTTGGATTACTACAAGGATTAGAAAGAGCAGGACTTATACAATTACCCCATTGGTTAGATTACTATTCCATATTAACCGCACACGGATTACTTTTGTTGGTTGTATTTACAGCAACATTCACCATTGGTTATCAATTTGCTAACTTATCCCACTCATTGGGTGGGCTTTTACCAAAAGTAAGAAAAATGGCATGGATAGGTTTCGGTCTCATGCTTATTGGAACAGTAATGTCAGCTACAATGGTGTTATTAGGTAAAGCATCTGTGTTATATACCTTTTATCCACCGATGGCTGCACACCCAATCTTCTACTTCGGATTAGTGCTTATTGTTCTTGGAATTTGGTCTTCCTGTTTTGGAGTATTTACCAACTATCGTCATTGGAGAAAAAATCATCCAGGGCAAACTGCTCCTCTTTTAGCTTACTTTGCAATGGGAGTCTTTATTCTATGGTTCTTTGCAAGCTTAGGAGTAACAATCGAAGTATTCATGATTATCCCTTGGGTACTTGGATGGGTTGAAACGATCAACGTTATGATTTCAAGAACCCTCTTCTGGTGGTTCGGACATACGCTAGTTAACATCTGGTATCTAGTTGCAACCTCAGCTTGGTATGTAATTGTACCGAAGATTCTTGGAGTAAATCATTTCAATGAAAAGCTTATTCGTCTAGTAGTAATTTTAATTGTTATCTTAAACATCCCTGGCGGATTCCACCATCAAATTATCGACTCAGCAATCTCGATTCCTATTAAATTCTTACACGTTTTTATGAGTCTGTCGATTGCAGTACCTTCTCTAATGACAGCATACGCTATGTTTAGAGTATTAGAGAAAGCGGGAAGAAAAAACGGCGGTACTGGTCTATTAGGTTGGTTTAAAAAGCTTCCATGGGGAGATGTCCGCTTCTTAGCACCAATGATTGCTATGATCGGATTTATTCCTGGAGGAGCTGGTGGTATTGTTAACACTAGTAACCAATTAAACCAAGTTGTTCATAACACAATGTGGGTTGTTGGACACTTCCACGTAACTGTTGGAGTTTCCGTAGTTCTTACCTTCTTTGGAATCTGTTACTGGATGATTCCACATCTAGCAGGACGTCAATTAACGCCACAAATGAATAAAATTGGTGTCATTCAAACGATTGTCTGGACTGTTGGTATGACAATAATGGCAGGTTCTATGCATATTGCAGGTTTGTTTGGAGACCCAAGACGTACTTCTGATACTTCTTACGGTGGTCACGAAGCTGCATTAAACTGGCTAAACTTTGAAATTATATTTGGAGTTGGGGCTACAATCCTTCTTATTGGAGTTCTTATCCAAGTTTATGCTGTATTTAATATGATGTTCTTTGCACCAAAAGGTCACACAGAGTTTCCTGTGGCGACAGCTGCACCTGGAGCACCAAAAGCACCAATGTGGACAGAACGTTGGGGATTATGGGCTGTACTATTACTTGCTGTAGTTGCAATGGCTTATGTAGTTCCAATCGTCGATATGATTTGGAACGCACCTCCAGGATCCCCACCATTTAAGATGTATTAA
- a CDS encoding SCO family protein, whose translation MNNKLRNRIAIILVLLFGVSIFYVGTDGFRAFTAESARTLSLEKNKPSFPSVTLEDSKYQTYTFQELAKDKYVFITFMYTNCGSVCPILEMNMADVYDLIPEAYLGKDILFLSISFDTERDTPEVLSKYGSYFEIDEDFWRMARIPNEQELQSVLDSLGVIVIPDNNGNFQHNSAFYLINPNGQLEEVMDFTKIEEAARTTQTFLETGRD comes from the coding sequence ATGAACAATAAGTTACGAAACCGAATAGCCATCATTTTAGTTCTCCTGTTTGGAGTGTCTATCTTTTATGTGGGGACAGATGGTTTCAGAGCCTTCACTGCAGAAAGTGCTAGAACTCTTTCGTTAGAAAAGAATAAGCCCTCCTTCCCTTCTGTAACTTTAGAAGATAGCAAATATCAAACTTATACTTTTCAAGAACTAGCAAAAGACAAATATGTCTTCATTACATTTATGTACACGAATTGTGGTTCTGTTTGCCCTATATTAGAAATGAATATGGCTGACGTTTACGACCTTATACCAGAGGCCTACTTGGGAAAAGATATTCTGTTTCTAAGCATTAGCTTTGATACAGAACGTGATACACCAGAGGTTTTATCAAAGTATGGAAGCTATTTTGAAATTGACGAAGACTTCTGGAGGATGGCACGTATTCCTAATGAACAGGAGCTACAGTCCGTTTTAGATAGCCTAGGAGTCATCGTTATTCCAGATAATAATGGAAACTTTCAACATAACTCCGCTTTTTACTTGATCAATCCAAATGGTCAGTTAGAAGAAGTTATGGATTTCACAAAAATAGAAGAAGCAGCAAGAACAACACAAACTTTTCTTGAAACAGGGAGGGATTAA
- a CDS encoding cytochrome C oxidase subunit II, translating to MKKLMLTLLFAALVMALAACGGDDSSSNNAGGSGETVDLTASNWQFDKDTYTVPAGKVTFNLKNEDGYHGIEIEGTDVKIEGEGSDSATLEAGEYTIKCSVPCGSGHDTMTTKLVVE from the coding sequence ATGAAAAAACTAATGTTAACGTTATTATTTGCAGCTTTAGTAATGGCTCTTGCAGCCTGCGGAGGAGACGATTCTAGCAGTAACAATGCAGGTGGTTCTGGAGAAACTGTTGATTTAACTGCTTCTAACTGGCAGTTTGATAAAGATACTTACACTGTTCCAGCTGGAAAAGTAACTTTCAACCTTAAGAATGAAGATGGTTACCACGGAATTGAAATCGAGGGTACTGATGTGAAGATTGAAGGAGAAGGATCTGATTCTGCAACATTAGAAGCTGGAGAATATACTATTAAGTGTAGTGTTCCATGCGGTAGCGGCCACGACACTATGACAACAAAACTCGTCGTAGAATAA
- the cyoE gene encoding heme o synthase, producing MKQSSEVIDQAYIRNHTQFASDLKLLFKSGVLISNILPVLAGFWLALHFNGLSLLNHWGIFFLTILGSTLVMGGALVINNWYDVDIDSVMERTKKRPTVTGSIPLKYILIMGISFSVLGMILLLITSIEAAIYAFVGWFTYVILYTMWSKRRYTLNTIIGSISGAVTPLIGWAAIDSATSSIPVLMFFILFIWQIPHTFAIAIRKYDDYKRAKVAILPVVHGLSITKRVTTVYVASLIPLPFFMVELGWTFILIATGLNVIWLIISITGFTVKDHMKWARTMFLYSVNYIMIIFLLMIGVTFL from the coding sequence GTGAAACAGTCATCTGAAGTTATAGATCAAGCATATATAAGAAATCATACCCAATTCGCAAGTGATTTAAAACTACTTTTTAAGTCTGGGGTGCTCATTTCAAATATTCTTCCTGTGTTAGCTGGTTTTTGGCTAGCGTTGCATTTTAATGGGCTGTCATTACTTAATCATTGGGGAATCTTTTTTTTAACGATTTTGGGCAGTACATTAGTCATGGGTGGAGCCTTAGTAATCAACAACTGGTATGATGTTGATATTGATTCGGTTATGGAAAGAACCAAAAAGAGACCCACTGTTACAGGTTCCATTCCGCTTAAGTATATCCTAATTATGGGCATATCATTCAGTGTACTTGGCATGATCTTATTATTAATAACAAGTATAGAAGCCGCAATCTATGCTTTTGTTGGTTGGTTTACTTACGTCATTCTTTACACGATGTGGTCTAAGCGTAGATACACGCTCAACACAATCATAGGAAGTATTTCGGGGGCTGTCACTCCACTTATTGGGTGGGCCGCGATCGATTCTGCTACAAGTAGTATCCCTGTTCTTATGTTTTTTATCTTATTCATATGGCAAATCCCGCATACCTTTGCTATTGCTATCCGAAAGTATGATGATTACAAACGAGCGAAGGTTGCTATTTTACCTGTTGTACACGGGCTCTCCATAACGAAAAGAGTTACTACTGTGTATGTTGCCAGCCTAATCCCTCTTCCATTCTTTATGGTTGAGCTCGGGTGGACTTTTATACTTATTGCCACTGGATTGAATGTTATATGGTTAATCATTAGCATCACAGGATTCACTGTAAAAGATCATATGAAATGGGCTCGTACTATGTTTTTATACTCGGTCAATTACATTATGATCATATTTCTTCTTATGATAGGTGTTACCTTTTTATAA
- a CDS encoding S1 domain-containing RNA-binding protein produces the protein MSIEVGSKVKGKVTGITNFGAFVELPGGTTGLVHISEVADSYVKDVNDHLSVGDEVEVKVISEKDGKTALSIKKAIDRPESQSFQRSSRPGRDGRNSKDFRSKGNFKAKESFEDKLANFLKASEENLSTLSKNTETKRGGRGGRRG, from the coding sequence TTGTCCATCGAAGTAGGAAGTAAAGTAAAAGGAAAAGTTACAGGAATTACGAATTTTGGAGCTTTTGTAGAACTACCTGGAGGAACAACTGGACTCGTGCATATCAGTGAAGTTGCTGACAGTTATGTAAAAGATGTTAATGATCATTTAAGTGTTGGTGATGAGGTGGAAGTGAAAGTAATCAGTGAAAAAGACGGTAAAACTGCTCTTTCTATCAAAAAAGCTATCGATCGTCCCGAATCTCAATCATTCCAACGTTCTTCACGACCAGGTAGAGATGGAAGAAATTCAAAAGACTTTCGTTCCAAAGGAAATTTCAAAGCAAAGGAAAGTTTTGAGGACAAACTCGCTAACTTCTTAAAAGCAAGTGAAGAAAATCTCTCTACTCTTAGCAAGAACACTGAAACTAAACGTGGTGGTAGAGGCGGACGTCGCGGATAA
- a CDS encoding DUF421 domain-containing protein, with product MSISELLIRLTIGFVGLFVLTRIMGRKEISQMTFFNFVSAIAIGSLTSMLILSQNLSIRNGMIALVGWTIFTLVMDTIDIKSKSARKVTTGDPIIVIKDGKIVERALKKSRLDVDSLMAMLRQKNVFSLNDVDYAVFETNGKISVMKNIEQQAATKKDINKISSAKVYPIPTEVISDGKILTKNLEKLNLDQNWLQQELSKAGIETVDNVFFAQVLQDGTLHIDQDNRRVH from the coding sequence ATGAGCATATCCGAATTATTAATAAGACTCACCATAGGATTTGTCGGGTTATTTGTACTTACAAGAATTATGGGTAGAAAAGAAATAAGCCAAATGACTTTTTTTAATTTTGTTTCTGCAATTGCTATTGGATCTTTAACTTCAATGCTTATCCTTAGTCAAAATCTTAGTATTAGAAATGGTATGATAGCACTCGTTGGATGGACCATTTTTACTCTTGTTATGGATACTATTGATATAAAGTCAAAATCCGCAAGAAAAGTCACTACGGGAGATCCCATTATTGTAATTAAGGACGGTAAAATTGTAGAGAGAGCGCTGAAGAAAAGTAGGTTAGATGTGGATTCTCTTATGGCCATGCTACGCCAGAAGAATGTATTTTCCTTAAACGATGTGGATTATGCAGTTTTTGAAACAAACGGAAAAATCTCGGTTATGAAAAATATAGAACAGCAGGCTGCAACTAAAAAGGATATAAACAAAATTTCTTCAGCGAAAGTTTATCCTATCCCCACTGAAGTTATTTCAGATGGAAAAATACTAACCAAAAATCTTGAAAAGCTAAACCTTGACCAAAATTGGTTACAACAAGAATTATCTAAAGCTGGAATAGAGACAGTGGATAATGTTTTTTTTGCACAAGTTTTGCAGGATGGAACACTTCACATCGACCAGGATAATAGACGGGTTCATTAA